A region from the Halosolutus gelatinilyticus genome encodes:
- a CDS encoding aldehyde dehydrogenase family protein → MSPDLSIEADWNDLYVNGEWIPSESGDDIAVEDPSTREEIARVPAATEADVDAAYEAAAAAQTEWQQAPPIEREQVAQNFAQLLGEYEDEIIDLLSHEAGGSRIMGETSISIASDQAAEAATFPRRMNGQQIDSNVPGKENFVRREPQGVVTVISPWNFPLNLSGRAIAPALATGNAVVLKPATNTPITGGLLMAKLYEEAGLPDGLLNVVTGHGSDIGDAVVGHPESDLVAFTGSTPVGRGVAATAGENLSELALELGGNNAHIVTADADLDAAIDSAVFGSFVHQGQVCISINRHLVHEDVYDEYVDRLTARAESLPTGSAHDPDTIVGPIIDEGQRDEMLGYVEETIDQGATLETGGETIPMDGVDDSLLVAPTVISGATNDMSAACNEHFGPIAPVIPFSDVDEAIELHDDTEYGLSGSVHAGDIGTGMRIAERMDTGNVHVNDQPINDEAHVTFSGTKASGVGTYNSTDIMDEVTEKKWISVQHETREYPF, encoded by the coding sequence GTGTCACCAGATCTCTCGATCGAGGCCGACTGGAACGACCTCTACGTAAACGGCGAGTGGATCCCCTCGGAGAGCGGGGACGATATCGCGGTCGAGGATCCGTCGACGCGCGAGGAGATCGCGCGCGTTCCCGCGGCGACCGAAGCGGATGTCGACGCCGCCTACGAGGCCGCCGCTGCCGCCCAGACGGAGTGGCAACAGGCGCCGCCGATCGAACGCGAGCAGGTCGCCCAGAACTTCGCGCAGTTGCTGGGGGAGTACGAAGACGAGATCATCGACCTGCTGTCCCACGAAGCGGGCGGCTCGCGGATTATGGGGGAGACGTCGATCAGTATCGCGTCCGACCAGGCGGCGGAGGCGGCGACGTTCCCACGACGGATGAACGGCCAGCAGATCGACTCGAACGTCCCCGGCAAGGAGAACTTCGTTCGACGCGAACCGCAGGGCGTCGTCACCGTCATCTCGCCGTGGAACTTCCCGCTGAACCTCTCGGGGCGGGCGATCGCACCGGCGCTCGCGACCGGAAACGCCGTCGTCCTCAAGCCCGCGACGAACACGCCGATCACGGGCGGGCTCCTCATGGCGAAGCTGTACGAGGAGGCCGGGCTTCCGGACGGCCTGCTCAACGTCGTCACCGGCCACGGCTCCGACATCGGCGACGCCGTCGTCGGGCACCCCGAGAGCGACCTCGTCGCCTTCACCGGCTCGACGCCGGTCGGCCGCGGCGTCGCGGCGACCGCCGGCGAGAACCTCTCCGAGTTGGCGCTGGAACTGGGCGGCAACAACGCCCACATCGTCACCGCCGACGCGGACCTCGACGCGGCGATCGACTCGGCGGTGTTCGGCTCGTTCGTCCACCAGGGGCAGGTCTGCATCTCGATCAACCGCCACCTCGTCCACGAGGACGTCTACGACGAGTACGTCGACCGCCTGACCGCGCGGGCCGAGTCGCTGCCGACCGGGAGCGCCCACGATCCCGACACGATCGTCGGGCCGATCATCGACGAGGGCCAGCGCGACGAGATGCTCGGCTACGTCGAGGAGACGATCGACCAGGGGGCGACCCTCGAGACCGGCGGCGAGACGATCCCGATGGACGGGGTCGACGACTCGCTGCTGGTCGCGCCGACGGTCATCTCGGGCGCGACCAACGACATGTCCGCCGCCTGCAACGAGCACTTCGGCCCGATCGCGCCGGTGATCCCGTTCTCGGACGTCGACGAGGCGATCGAGCTGCACGACGATACCGAGTACGGGCTCTCGGGGTCGGTTCACGCCGGCGACATCGGGACGGGCATGCGGATCGCCGAGCGGATGGACACCGGAAACGTCCACGTCAACGACCAGCCGATCAACGACGAGGCGCACGTCACGTTCAGCGGCACGAAGGCCTCCGGCGTCGGCACCTACAACAGCACCGACATCATGGACGAGGTCACCGAGAAGAAGTGGATCTCCGTGCAGCACGAAACGCGGGAGTATCCGTTCTGA